In one Nostoc sp. KVJ3 genomic region, the following are encoded:
- a CDS encoding DUF4158 domain-containing protein, with protein MTLIDRTAYPKFKQFPNPKELAELYTPQSEEIKFAKSKTKSHEGFLSFMIMLKSFQRLGYFPHPELVPIAVIKHLRSCLKLQDWVKAIPSERQRYTYLQAIRDYLKVKQYDKAGQRLIAALVAEAAQVKDHPADLINVAIEELVKERYELPAFSTLDRLIRHIRSMVNNRLFALCSEGLSINEQIYLDQLLVVTDNEVDENPTLNLLKSPPKSAKLSGMKLLQSKFDVLMTFGDAKRLLQSIAITKVRHFAAQARALDISEFQDINLPKRRTLLLCLLYEAQVNTRDYLVDMFIKRILKIQNNAKQRLQELRDKHLTETSELLATFGQVLKASTKAKETQDNAVFGEQVQSILDEHGGTELLLQKLDEIAAYNTNNHLPLMWRFYSANRKALFSLVASLDILSTSADESVIEALKFVLENQHKRAKYLPFDIDLDFISSNWRALVVEEIDGAEVLVRQQLEICIFSNLATEFKTADACVVGSSSYADFREQLLSHAECEPLIEEYCRLLEFPANPDDFVKHLQDKLAQVAFVVDEICAVDKQFTINKDGEPVLKRIPSLAQTDEVEELESKIRALMPERSILEILCNVEHWLNWTRHFGLFSCTPQCRCYLQAYRTVV; from the coding sequence ATGACCTTAATTGACCGTACTGCATATCCTAAATTCAAACAATTTCCTAACCCAAAAGAGCTTGCAGAGCTTTATACCCCACAAAGCGAAGAAATCAAGTTTGCAAAGTCCAAAACTAAGAGCCACGAAGGATTTCTTAGTTTTATGATCATGCTAAAATCCTTCCAAAGGCTTGGTTATTTTCCCCACCCCGAATTAGTACCAATTGCGGTTATCAAACATCTACGGTCGTGTTTAAAGTTACAAGATTGGGTAAAAGCCATTCCATCCGAACGCCAACGCTACACTTATCTTCAGGCGATTCGGGATTACCTGAAAGTCAAACAGTATGATAAGGCAGGTCAAAGATTAATAGCCGCATTAGTTGCAGAAGCTGCCCAGGTAAAAGACCACCCTGCTGATTTAATAAATGTAGCCATTGAAGAATTAGTTAAAGAACGATACGAGTTACCAGCATTTAGTACCCTTGACCGATTAATTCGCCACATTCGTTCAATGGTCAATAATCGCTTGTTTGCACTTTGTTCTGAGGGTCTTTCCATCAACGAGCAGATTTATTTAGACCAATTGCTAGTAGTTACTGATAATGAGGTAGATGAAAATCCCACTCTTAATTTACTAAAATCGCCACCTAAAAGTGCCAAACTTAGTGGGATGAAACTCCTACAAAGTAAGTTTGATGTTCTCATGACTTTTGGTGATGCCAAGCGACTGCTACAAAGTATTGCCATCACCAAAGTTAGACATTTTGCAGCACAGGCTAGGGCTTTGGATATCTCGGAATTTCAAGATATTAATTTACCCAAACGTCGGACGTTGCTGTTATGTCTATTGTACGAGGCACAGGTTAACACCCGTGATTATCTTGTTGATATGTTTATTAAACGTATCCTCAAGATTCAAAATAATGCTAAACAGCGATTGCAGGAATTACGCGACAAACATTTAACTGAAACATCAGAGTTATTGGCTACCTTTGGGCAAGTATTAAAAGCATCTACAAAAGCCAAAGAAACTCAGGATAATGCTGTTTTTGGAGAACAGGTGCAATCAATTTTGGATGAACATGGTGGTACAGAATTGTTGCTGCAAAAGTTGGATGAGATTGCGGCGTACAACACCAACAACCACTTACCTTTGATGTGGCGGTTCTATTCTGCCAATCGGAAAGCACTTTTTAGTTTGGTGGCTTCTCTAGATATTCTCTCAACTTCTGCTGATGAGTCAGTAATTGAAGCATTAAAGTTCGTGTTAGAGAATCAACACAAACGTGCTAAGTATTTGCCATTTGACATTGATTTAGATTTTATTAGTAGTAACTGGCGTGCGCTAGTTGTAGAAGAAATTGATGGAGCTGAGGTTTTGGTTCGTCAGCAGTTAGAAATTTGCATCTTTTCAAATCTAGCAACTGAATTTAAAACAGCAGATGCGTGTGTTGTGGGTTCGTCAAGTTATGCCGATTTCCGCGAACAATTATTGAGTCATGCTGAATGCGAACCTTTGATAGAAGAATACTGTCGCTTACTTGAATTTCCTGCTAACCCGGATGACTTTGTTAAACACCTACAAGATAAATTAGCGCAGGTAGCTTTCGTTGTAGATGAGATTTGTGCGGTTGATAAACAATTCACCATCAATAAAGACGGAGAACCTGTACTTAAAAGAATCCCATCCCTAGCTCAAACGGATGAAGTGGAAGAATTAGAATCAAAAATTCGGGCTTTGATGCCGGAGCGCAGTATCTTAGAAATCCTTTGTAATGTTGAGCATTGGTTGAACTGGACAAGGCATTTTGGTTTATTTTCGTGTACGCCCCAGTGCAGATGTTACCTACAAGCATATCGAACCGTTGTTTAA
- a CDS encoding serine/threonine-protein kinase → MSYCLNPHCPKPENPHDVKFCRTCGSKLLLKERYRAIKPIGQGGFGKTFLAVDEDKPSKPRCVIKQFYPQSQGTNTIAKAVELFNQEAVQLDELGKHPQIPELLAYFTQEDRQYLVQEFIDGHNLAQELAHKGAFSEIQIRQLLNDLLAVLQFCHTRQVIHRDIKPENIILRESDRKLVLVDFGAAKSATGTALNKTGTSIGSPEYVAPEQMRGRAIFASDIYSLGATCINLLTVRSPFDSYDTNNGTWVWQQYLKTPVSQELSCILNKMLESIPIRRYQTVDEVLNDLNQQSPLGAKPAFAPKPIPQSPPNSSPKFVSPSPSQIDLELEEMKTQFLGGSKPQANKIQPPIPTSQPTSKNEIDQELEELKAKYLGKNNP, encoded by the coding sequence ATGAGCTACTGCCTTAACCCCCATTGTCCCAAGCCCGAAAATCCTCATGATGTCAAATTTTGCCGGACTTGCGGTTCTAAGTTACTCCTCAAAGAACGTTACCGTGCTATCAAACCAATCGGACAAGGTGGTTTTGGCAAAACCTTCTTAGCTGTGGATGAGGATAAACCCTCAAAACCACGCTGCGTAATTAAGCAATTTTATCCCCAATCCCAAGGCACTAACACTATTGCCAAAGCCGTAGAGTTATTTAACCAAGAAGCGGTGCAGTTAGATGAATTGGGTAAACATCCCCAAATTCCCGAATTACTGGCATATTTTACCCAAGAAGACCGACAATATCTTGTACAAGAATTTATCGACGGGCACAACTTAGCCCAGGAATTAGCACATAAGGGTGCTTTTAGTGAAATACAAATCAGGCAACTATTAAATGATTTATTGGCAGTTTTGCAATTTTGCCATACGAGACAAGTAATTCACCGCGATATTAAGCCAGAAAATATTATTTTACGAGAGAGCGATCGCAAATTAGTTTTAGTAGATTTTGGTGCGGCTAAATCTGCCACTGGCACCGCCTTAAATAAAACTGGTACAAGTATTGGTAGTCCAGAATATGTTGCCCCTGAGCAAATGCGAGGTAGGGCTATTTTCGCCAGCGATATTTACAGCTTGGGTGCGACTTGTATTAATTTATTAACAGTGCGATCGCCTTTCGATTCTTATGATACTAACAACGGTACTTGGGTTTGGCAGCAATACTTGAAAACTCCCGTCAGTCAGGAGTTGAGTTGCATTCTCAACAAAATGCTAGAAAGCATTCCTATTAGGCGTTATCAAACAGTAGATGAAGTTCTCAACGACTTAAATCAACAATCGCCACTAGGAGCAAAGCCAGCGTTTGCGCCAAAACCGATTCCTCAATCACCACCAAATTCTTCACCCAAATTTGTATCACCATCTCCTAGTCAAATCGATCTAGAATTAGAGGAAATGAAAACTCAATTTTTGGGTGGTAGCAAACCTCAAGCAAATAAAATACAACCACCAATTCCCACATCTCAGCCTACAAGTAAAAACGAAATAGATCAAGAATTAGAAGAATTAAAAGCCAAATATCTTGGTAAGAATAACCCCTAA
- a CDS encoding tyrosine-type recombinase/integrase — protein MKQAVTLATVAVKFLERTGLAPSTIKTYEITLLSLLTEYGSWSIEIISKQTLVEYLDTLSHLKYTTHHKHQAILQSLFNFAVEQGYIKSNPIRGLKQRPPQREKGEHKSDDTIKYLTPEQLNILYEVTKYDLRMSAIIHLLHRTGCRIGELLALNLSDLDIKNQKFQVLGKGNKQQWCFYSDDAAESLAQYFKYSRHKNIDALFTAQHPVTLKVSRISYYTFHDYWRKITSTYPELNGVRIHDLRHTYATERVGLISIEELRSLMGHENIQTTLRYQKVTSQKSESAARHALSILINPDS, from the coding sequence TTGAAGCAAGCTGTCACATTAGCCACCGTTGCCGTCAAATTTTTAGAACGAACTGGGTTAGCACCCAGTACCATCAAAACCTACGAAATTACTCTCTTAAGCTTACTAACAGAGTACGGAAGTTGGTCAATCGAAATTATCAGTAAGCAAACATTAGTTGAGTATCTAGATACACTCTCACATTTAAAATACACAACTCACCATAAGCATCAAGCAATACTGCAAAGCCTATTTAACTTTGCCGTCGAGCAAGGGTATATAAAATCCAACCCAATTCGAGGATTAAAACAGCGTCCCCCACAACGAGAAAAAGGCGAACATAAAAGCGACGATACAATAAAATACCTAACACCTGAACAGTTAAATATACTCTACGAAGTAACCAAATATGACCTGCGGATGTCTGCAATAATTCATTTATTGCATCGTACAGGATGCAGAATTGGAGAGCTTTTAGCCCTGAATTTATCAGACCTAGATATCAAAAATCAGAAATTTCAGGTATTGGGAAAAGGAAACAAACAACAGTGGTGCTTTTATAGTGATGATGCAGCCGAATCCCTAGCTCAATATTTCAAGTATTCACGCCATAAAAATATCGACGCACTGTTTACAGCACAACATCCAGTCACCCTGAAAGTCAGTAGAATTAGCTACTACACATTCCACGATTATTGGCGAAAAATCACCAGCACATATCCCGAATTAAACGGTGTACGCATCCATGATTTACGTCACACTTATGCTACCGAACGGGTAGGATTAATCAGTATAGAAGAGTTACGCTCACTCATGGGACATGAAAACATTCAAACCACTTTACGTTATCAGAAAGTTACCTCACAAAAATCAGAATCAGCTGCACGTCATGCTTTAAGTATTCTGATAAATCCAGATAGTTAG
- a CDS encoding double zinc ribbon domain-containing protein — protein sequence MDTFKTPKHGESLADYVLRIRKGLNLTQFELADAAGIHSRSVGKIERGLTMKLSHKTLSGLALALSVPVEYLQAVVRGEEVVAMPAIKFCPQCWNPGGAADPMWGNLRAKFCYLCGTQLQASCQNCGEMVVSLRYKFCPLCGKPYKDGSQNR from the coding sequence ATGGATACTTTTAAGACACCAAAACATGGAGAATCCCTAGCTGACTATGTTTTGCGGATCAGGAAGGGACTGAATTTAACTCAGTTTGAGTTAGCCGATGCAGCTGGTATTCATTCTCGGTCTGTAGGCAAGATTGAACGGGGACTGACGATGAAACTCAGTCATAAAACTCTCAGTGGGCTGGCGCTAGCTTTGTCCGTGCCGGTTGAGTATTTGCAGGCTGTTGTTAGGGGGGAAGAGGTTGTGGCAATGCCAGCGATTAAGTTTTGTCCCCAATGCTGGAATCCTGGTGGTGCTGCTGACCCGATGTGGGGGAATCTTAGGGCTAAGTTTTGTTATCTGTGCGGTACGCAGTTGCAGGCTAGTTGTCAGAATTGTGGTGAGATGGTGGTGTCCTTGAGGTATAAATTTTGTCCACTATGTGGAAAGCCTTATAAAGATGGAAGTCAAAATCGCTAA
- a CDS encoding ISAs1 family transposase has product MSEGFETKSADSVKNTRCQPKSRKIADIGSIQQSLVEHFSDIKDKRVERTKKHQFTDILVIAILAIIAGAQGWEDIENYGISKQTWLEEFLALPNGIPSDDTFRRVFELIDPEALNRCFLRWVETLITNMGGEIIPIDGKTIRGSYDRNQGQSALHLISAWASEHSLVLAQVKVEDKSNEITAIPALLEMLDISGCIITIDAMGTQTEIAKQIIAKKADYVLALKANHPMLYSQVKEWFDKAQAEQFSGINVSYDKRIEKAHHRTEIREVWTVPIAAIGELYQPKLWAGLQSLVMVVRVRHLWNKTTREVQFYLTSLNSDAQIIGRAIRKHWGIENEAHWTLDCTFAEDACRIRSFHSPQNFALLRRFALNALNREQTYKRSLRQKMKRTAMDNNYMIQVLSCFIDNTLDSSDSLCQA; this is encoded by the coding sequence ATGTCAGAGGGCTTTGAAACTAAATCTGCTGATAGTGTCAAAAATACTCGTTGTCAGCCAAAATCAAGAAAAATAGCAGACATTGGCAGTATTCAACAAAGTCTAGTTGAGCATTTCTCGGATATCAAAGACAAGAGAGTAGAGCGGACGAAGAAACATCAATTCACAGATATCTTAGTCATCGCAATTTTAGCAATCATAGCTGGAGCACAAGGGTGGGAAGACATCGAGAATTATGGCATCAGCAAGCAAACATGGTTAGAAGAGTTTCTGGCATTACCAAATGGTATTCCCTCAGATGATACATTTCGACGAGTGTTTGAGTTGATCGACCCAGAAGCATTAAATCGATGTTTCTTGAGATGGGTAGAAACCCTAATCACAAACATGGGAGGAGAAATTATCCCCATAGATGGAAAGACAATTAGGGGTTCTTATGACCGCAATCAAGGTCAAAGCGCACTCCACCTTATAAGTGCCTGGGCGAGTGAGCACAGTTTAGTGTTGGCACAAGTGAAAGTAGAAGATAAATCCAATGAAATCACCGCCATTCCAGCACTGTTAGAAATGCTAGACATCTCTGGCTGTATCATCACCATTGATGCAATGGGAACACAAACCGAAATTGCCAAACAGATTATCGCCAAAAAAGCTGATTATGTCCTGGCACTGAAAGCCAACCATCCCATGCTCTATTCTCAAGTCAAAGAATGGTTTGACAAAGCGCAAGCAGAGCAATTTTCGGGGATTAATGTTAGTTATGACAAACGGATTGAAAAAGCACATCATCGCACGGAAATTCGTGAAGTTTGGACTGTACCCATTGCGGCTATCGGTGAGCTTTATCAACCCAAATTATGGGCAGGTTTGCAATCTCTAGTTATGGTTGTCCGTGTTCGTCATCTTTGGAATAAAACTACTCGTGAGGTTCAGTTTTATCTCACTTCTTTAAACAGTGATGCTCAAATTATCGGTCGGGCTATCCGAAAACACTGGGGCATTGAAAACGAGGCTCACTGGACTCTCGACTGTACTTTTGCAGAAGACGCTTGTCGCATTCGTTCTTTCCACAGTCCCCAAAATTTTGCTCTTTTACGACGCTTCGCTCTCAATGCTCTTAACCGTGAACAGACCTACAAACGTAGTCTTCGTCAAAAAATGAAACGCACCGCTATGGATAACAATTATATGATTCAGGTTCTCAGTTGTTTCATTGACAATACTTTAGATTCTTCTGATTCCTTGTGTCAAGCCTGA
- the gndA gene encoding NADP-dependent phosphogluconate dehydrogenase, with the protein MTLQSFGVIGLAVMGENIALNVERNGFPIAVYNRSREKTDAFMAQRATGRNVKAAFTLEEFVALLERPRKILVMVQAGKPVDAVIAQLKPLLEEGDIIIDGGNSWFEDTERRTQELEPAGLRYLGMGVSGGEEGALNGPSLMPGGTRSSYEFLSPIFNKIAAQVDDGPCVTYIGPGGSGHYVKMVHNGIEYGDMQLIAEAYDLLKNVAGLDHNQLHDVFAEWNTTDELDSFLIEITKNIFPYIDPETKKPLVDLIVDAAGQKGTGRWTVQTALELGVAIPTITAAVNARIISSIKEERVAASKVLTGPTGKYDGQTKDFINKVRDALYCSKICSYAQGMALLSTASKTYNWNLDLGEMARIWKGGCIIRARFLNKIKKAFSENPALPNLLLAPEFKQTILDRQTAWREVIATAATLGIPVPAFSASLDYFDSYRRDRLPQNLTQAQRDYFGAHTYLRLDKPGSFHTEWVPIAEAGK; encoded by the coding sequence ATGACACTACAAAGCTTTGGTGTGATTGGATTAGCCGTTATGGGTGAGAACATCGCTCTCAACGTAGAGCGCAATGGCTTCCCAATTGCAGTTTACAACCGCTCCCGCGAAAAAACGGATGCGTTTATGGCGCAGCGTGCTACAGGAAGGAACGTCAAAGCCGCCTTTACCCTAGAAGAATTCGTTGCCTTATTGGAACGTCCCCGCAAAATTCTAGTAATGGTGCAAGCTGGTAAGCCAGTGGATGCGGTGATTGCTCAACTCAAACCCTTGTTAGAGGAAGGCGATATCATTATCGACGGTGGCAACTCTTGGTTTGAAGATACGGAACGACGCACTCAGGAATTAGAACCCGCAGGGCTTCGGTATCTTGGTATGGGTGTCAGTGGCGGTGAAGAAGGCGCACTAAATGGCCCATCTCTGATGCCTGGAGGTACAAGAAGCTCTTACGAGTTTCTATCACCAATTTTCAACAAAATTGCTGCCCAAGTCGATGATGGCCCTTGTGTAACCTATATTGGCCCTGGTGGTTCTGGCCACTATGTCAAAATGGTACACAACGGCATTGAGTATGGCGATATGCAGCTAATTGCTGAAGCCTACGACTTGCTGAAAAATGTCGCTGGATTAGACCATAATCAGCTACACGATGTGTTTGCTGAATGGAATACCACCGATGAACTCGATTCATTTTTGATTGAGATTACGAAGAATATCTTCCCATATATTGACCCAGAAACAAAAAAACCCCTGGTGGATTTGATTGTTGACGCAGCCGGTCAAAAGGGAACTGGACGCTGGACTGTACAAACTGCGTTGGAATTGGGAGTCGCTATTCCTACAATTACAGCAGCAGTTAATGCCCGGATTATATCTTCGATTAAAGAGGAGCGGGTTGCAGCATCGAAAGTCCTCACAGGCCCTACTGGCAAGTATGACGGGCAAACTAAGGACTTTATCAATAAAGTCCGCGATGCCCTTTATTGCTCAAAAATCTGTTCTTATGCTCAAGGGATGGCGTTGCTATCCACAGCTTCAAAAACATATAACTGGAATTTGGATCTGGGCGAAATGGCGCGGATTTGGAAAGGTGGTTGTATTATTCGCGCTCGCTTTTTGAATAAGATTAAGAAGGCTTTTAGCGAAAATCCAGCTTTGCCTAACCTGTTATTAGCTCCTGAGTTTAAGCAGACAATTCTTGATAGACAGACTGCTTGGCGGGAAGTGATTGCGACAGCTGCAACACTGGGAATTCCAGTACCCGCATTTAGCGCATCCTTGGATTATTTTGACAGCTATCGCCGCGATCGCCTACCTCAAAACTTGACTCAAGCACAACGCGACTACTTCGGCGCACATACTTACCTGCGTCTTGACAAGCCTGGAAGTTTCCATACTGAATGGGTACCTATTGCTGAAGCTGGGAAGTAA
- a CDS encoding Ycf66 family protein, with amino-acid sequence MLAYILALVVGLGSLAIYISAFFFPEIHRKNDFIWSGVGLFYALVLWVFAPRITGGLLLGHVASVALLVWFGWQTLSLRRQLTPQAQQTQVPSPETVKAGIQEQVNKFSLQEKLGQLQKGLGSTFSGVKNKVQQTGSKKPPTIPKPEDITSVLAEQPVIEVIEKTTVILEQPAEETVTTDTEAKTESVPEAIPPHPPSPELVEAAQPDFEIEDKQPIPVEEIAPDVVLASPAETPPEQIPPNQGS; translated from the coding sequence ATGCTGGCATATATCCTAGCTTTGGTGGTCGGTCTTGGTAGTTTAGCCATTTACATATCAGCTTTCTTTTTTCCAGAAATCCACCGCAAGAATGACTTTATCTGGAGTGGTGTAGGATTGTTCTACGCTTTAGTCTTATGGGTGTTTGCACCACGCATTACTGGGGGTTTGTTGCTGGGTCATGTGGCTAGTGTGGCTCTTTTGGTCTGGTTTGGCTGGCAAACTCTATCATTACGTCGGCAATTGACCCCGCAAGCACAACAAACCCAAGTACCCAGTCCTGAGACGGTGAAAGCTGGTATTCAAGAACAAGTGAATAAGTTTTCCCTTCAGGAAAAGCTGGGCCAGTTACAAAAAGGTCTGGGTAGTACCTTCAGTGGCGTGAAAAACAAGGTGCAACAGACTGGGAGTAAAAAGCCACCCACAATCCCCAAACCTGAAGACATTACCTCTGTTTTGGCAGAGCAACCTGTGATTGAGGTTATCGAAAAAACTACTGTCATACTAGAACAACCAGCAGAGGAGACAGTTACTACCGACACCGAAGCAAAAACCGAGAGTGTACCGGAAGCGATTCCACCACATCCCCCATCTCCTGAATTGGTGGAAGCAGCCCAACCAGATTTTGAAATTGAGGACAAACAACCGATTCCCGTAGAAGAGATCGCGCCAGATGTGGTACTCGCTTCCCCAGCAGAAACACCACCTGAACAAATACCGCCTAATCAAGGTAGTTGA
- a CDS encoding transposase, with translation MVNWNLIKTHWYDMIRVVLSIKAGKVMPSTLLRKLGSYSKKNRLYQAFLELGKVVRTMFLLDYVSNVALRHEITAITNIVEMYNAFLDWVFFGKLGAITENDPIEQEKRLKYLDLVASAVILQNTVDMSLAIQTLMSQEELIPMRHLAAMSPYITRHIKRYGDYVVNLHNIPQPLEAAINLPPEIFET, from the coding sequence GTGGTCAATTGGAATTTAATCAAGACTCATTGGTATGACATGATACGTGTAGTCCTGTCAATTAAGGCAGGCAAGGTGATGCCTTCGACGCTTCTACGTAAGCTGGGTAGTTATAGTAAAAAAAATCGACTTTATCAAGCTTTTCTTGAGTTGGGTAAGGTAGTACGGACTATGTTTTTGCTTGACTATGTTTCTAATGTGGCTCTTCGGCATGAGATTACAGCGATAACCAATATTGTGGAGATGTACAATGCCTTTCTGGACTGGGTATTCTTTGGTAAGCTGGGAGCGATTACTGAAAATGATCCTATTGAGCAGGAAAAGCGGCTGAAGTATCTTGATTTGGTAGCAAGCGCAGTTATTTTGCAGAATACGGTTGATATGTCGTTGGCTATCCAAACGTTAATGTCACAGGAAGAACTGATTCCTATGCGACACCTTGCAGCAATGAGTCCATACATCACAAGACATATCAAAAGATACGGTGATTATGTGGTGAATTTACATAATATTCCCCAACCATTGGAAGCTGCTATTAATCTTCCACCAGAAATCTTTGAAACATAG
- a CDS encoding helicase-related protein — MSTVSRPSCRFLHVSRLNTYSSLLSNVSGFRYRIISGHPKHDRPVNIEKTDDIIIASKDSLNSGLDHLLKNWVGDLHEVLLVVDEAHHATAKTYRKLINAVKENLKKRGHNNGFKLLGLTATPFRTDESEKSLLKLVFPNDIIFSEHLRNLIAKGILAEPIFENLKTNIEIKQKLNELNARQIKNIEDFDRLPKDIAEKIAQSSTRNKQIVEHYINNRKEYKPLLVFAIDVEHAITLNALFKAEKINSDFVVSSVKDLTTGATVAATDNKGKIKKFRNGELEVLINVEILTEGTDLPNLKTVFLTRPTASTILMTQMIGRALRGQKAGGTEKAYVVSFIDDWENKINWVNPEKLHFEEDAEFIVKGTPSSNRTARLISIEMIEEFARIMDNSIDTSVLEKLDFLKRIPIGIYHFSILEPSEGYEPNPRPYDVLLYDDTEEAYDNFVNDLKLIFQSIDLQDREILTEPELEKLWQTAKQIYFHDYQTLLGYRDEDVKNILRFYAQKQIPPAFLAFSERRKCDLSIVARHIYDNSLGRRAESDYINSIWNDENSFWQVIFSYNQLYFMKQLDDEIRKITNPDIYGNVSISIPTVIPDTVPIEKLTLYEIKERDILEYRKIKNAVFAKHTDAKGFITCAISGFKSQMRRDFQIDHIKPMSQGGLTTIDNLQLLTRKAHVEKTRRENTRR; from the coding sequence ATATCAACGGTTTCCAGACCATCTTGCAGGTTTTTACACGTATCTCGGCTCAATACCTATTCATCATTATTGAGCAATGTATCAGGATTTAGATACCGCATTATCTCAGGTCATCCTAAACACGATCGACCTGTAAACATTGAAAAGACTGATGACATCATCATTGCCAGTAAAGATAGTCTAAATAGTGGGCTTGATCACTTATTGAAAAACTGGGTCGGTGACTTACACGAAGTTCTTTTGGTTGTAGATGAAGCGCATCATGCAACAGCTAAGACTTATCGTAAATTAATTAATGCTGTCAAGGAGAATCTAAAAAAACGAGGTCATAATAACGGCTTTAAACTGCTGGGACTAACGGCTACCCCCTTCAGAACAGATGAGAGTGAGAAGAGTTTGCTAAAGTTAGTTTTTCCAAATGATATTATCTTTTCCGAACATCTGAGAAATTTAATCGCCAAAGGAATCCTTGCTGAACCGATTTTTGAAAACTTAAAAACTAACATAGAAATCAAGCAAAAATTGAATGAATTGAATGCAAGGCAAATCAAAAATATCGAAGATTTTGACAGGTTGCCAAAGGACATTGCTGAGAAGATTGCTCAATCTAGTACGCGTAACAAACAAATTGTTGAGCATTACATTAATAATAGAAAGGAATACAAACCCCTTCTAGTATTTGCAATTGATGTAGAACACGCAATCACTTTGAATGCACTTTTTAAAGCTGAAAAAATTAATTCTGATTTTGTTGTATCTTCAGTTAAAGATTTAACTACAGGTGCTACAGTTGCAGCGACAGACAATAAAGGAAAAATAAAAAAATTTAGAAATGGAGAGCTTGAAGTATTGATAAATGTAGAAATATTAACTGAGGGAACAGATTTACCTAACCTAAAAACTGTTTTTCTCACACGACCGACCGCCTCTACAATACTAATGACACAAATGATTGGTCGGGCTTTGCGTGGGCAAAAAGCAGGCGGTACAGAAAAAGCTTATGTAGTCAGTTTTATTGATGACTGGGAAAACAAAATTAACTGGGTGAATCCAGAAAAACTTCATTTTGAAGAAGATGCAGAATTTATTGTAAAAGGAACTCCATCAAGTAATAGAACTGCTCGGCTGATATCTATTGAGATGATCGAAGAATTCGCTCGTATCATGGATAACTCCATTGATACTAGTGTTTTAGAAAAACTAGACTTTTTGAAGAGGATTCCTATTGGAATTTATCATTTTTCCATTCTCGAACCATCCGAAGGATATGAGCCTAATCCTAGACCTTATGATGTATTGTTGTATGACGACACAGAAGAAGCATACGACAATTTTGTTAACGATTTGAAGCTTATATTCCAAAGTATTGATTTACAAGATAGGGAAATATTGACCGAACCAGAACTTGAAAAGCTTTGGCAAACTGCAAAGCAAATTTATTTTCATGACTATCAAACTTTGCTTGGTTACAGAGATGAAGATGTAAAAAATATCTTGCGTTTCTATGCTCAAAAGCAAATCCCACCAGCATTTCTAGCTTTTAGCGAGAGAAGAAAGTGTGATTTATCTATCGTAGCAAGACATATCTACGATAATTCGTTAGGTCGTAGAGCAGAGTCTGACTATATCAACTCAATTTGGAATGATGAAAATTCTTTTTGGCAAGTTATATTCAGCTACAACCAGTTATATTTCATGAAGCAATTGGACGATGAAATTAGGAAGATTACTAATCCAGATATATACGGTAATGTATCCATATCAATACCAACTGTAATTCCTGATACTGTACCAATAGAAAAATTAACTCTATACGAAATCAAAGAGCGAGATATTCTTGAATACAGAAAAATTAAAAATGCTGTATTCGCCAAGCACACAGATGCAAAAGGGTTTATAACTTGTGCAATCAGTGGATTTAAAAGTCAAATGCGGAGAGATTTTCAAATTGATCACATTAAACCTATGTCTCAGGGTGGTTTAACTACTATAGATAATCTGCAATTGCTGACACGTAAAGCCCATGTAGAGAAAACCCGTAGAGAGAATACAAGACGATAG